The DNA segment AAATATACAATAGAAATATCGAAGTTAAAAGATTCCTGAATAGTGAAGTCGGAATAAACACCAACATTAAAGTTCCCGAATTAAAAACAAAAGCTAAAAAACCTAAATATTTAATGATAGGAAGTAACGGATCAGATTCGGGTAAAACATTCATACTAACAGGTCTTGCAGGAGCCTTAAGAAAAAGAGGCTATAAAATAGCGTTGCTTAAAGTAGGTCCTGATGTACGTGATATTATACCTGGATTATACTTGACAAAAGGTAAAATGGAAGACTTTGCCTCAATAAAAATTGGCCATTTAGGGTGGATGGATATTGAATCTGCAATTTCCAAACTTAATTCCTCAGACTATGATATTGTATTGATTGAAGGAGTAATGAGTGTATTTACCGGTCTTTTAAATGAGAAAGTGCCGTTTTCAGCTGCTGAAATCGCAATGTCGTCAAAAATCCCAATGATACTGGCATCCGGTGTTAATAAAGGAGGAATAGAATCTGCAGCAATTGACTTAGTTTCACATTCCAATATGCTTGAAAAGCTTGGAATTCCGGTAGAGGCAATACTGCTTAACAAAGTATACAATGAAGATATTTTCAATGAAGTAGTTCCTTATATTAAAAACAATACCAATGTCGGCAAAGTGTTAAAATTGCCAAAATTGAAATCCGCCGATATGAGAGGATTTATCCCTGAAGTCGAAATAAGATACGACCTGTTTACAAGCCATGCAATGGAACTGGTTGAAAATAATTTAAACATTGATGAAATAATAAATATGGCCCGTGAAGTAGAATTTGAAAAAATATATGGATTTGATGAAATCAGAAATAAAGTGATTTAATGGCTCTTAGTTTAAGTCCGCAGACAGGAGTGAAACTTACTAAAAAGGATAAGGCCGACGTCTTAAAAAAAATAAATCGCGGATGGAAATCGACTTGTCTTATTCCTGATTATGTTTTTGATGAATCCGGGAATATTCAAATAAATTCTGATAAAAACCGACGTTTAATAAAAATCGTCAAGATTCTCGATGACGGAATTCACATTGAAAAAGCACTGAAAAACAAAACATTGAGAATCAGATGGAATTTAATATCCTCAATAAGTCAGTCAAAAGAAATCAAAAACTCCTTAAAAATAGAATTGAAAGATGGAAAGTACGTTGCTTTTGAAATATATAATTCATATAAAATAAGGCAGATAACCCAATTTATAGCAAATTATATAGCAGAAAAAGCTAATGAAAATTAGCTTATTCTTCTAAATACTTATTAATGATATCTTCACCTTTAAGTAAAACTAAACCATTTTCCTCTGCATATTTGCGGGCATCAGCAACAGATGTGGCCTGTCCAGTTTCGCCATCCATCATTTCACAAACTACACAAACAGGAGTAACACCTGCCATCTCACATAAAGCAAGACCTATTTCGGTATGTCCTCTTCTATTTTTAACAAGTCCTTCTGCTCCTCTTAAAAGACAGACATGACCTGGGGATCTGAATGTTGATCCGAATTCATCGAATCTTTCTTCTTTCATCATTAAAGCCAATTCACTAATGGTCATTGCCCTATCATGGTCGGTAATGCCGGTGAA comes from the Methanobrevibacter sp. genome and includes:
- a CDS encoding cobyrinic acid a,c-diamide synthase codes for the protein MTRIGLAYVSGAVPGFEDFGNLPTDIVRENGLIDGFKASEKLDALIIPGGTLIESNDISMDLNSEIKKMARDGKPVIGICAGFQLLSNQIDIGRKSPVPILKEGLGIIDVNFSPLITSDRVKAKVFNNSFLVKDQKEDIDGFHTHTYGKVEGDAKPLFYSKVQRMNYGDANEKGEYNIFSGACNDDGNVIGTMIHGLLDENPVLVKNLLEQIDAKDIDEIYNRNIEVKRFLNSEVGINTNIKVPELKTKAKKPKYLMIGSNGSDSGKTFILTGLAGALRKRGYKIALLKVGPDVRDIIPGLYLTKGKMEDFASIKIGHLGWMDIESAISKLNSSDYDIVLIEGVMSVFTGLLNEKVPFSAAEIAMSSKIPMILASGVNKGGIESAAIDLVSHSNMLEKLGIPVEAILLNKVYNEDIFNEVVPYIKNNTNVGKVLKLPKLKSADMRGFIPEVEIRYDLFTSHAMELVENNLNIDEIINMAREVEFEKIYGFDEIRNKVI
- the ribB gene encoding 3,4-dihydroxy-2-butanone-4-phosphate synthase, whose translation is MNQENKLDAALEAIRNGEFVLVFDDDDREGEVDMIIASEFVTPESVATMRYNAGGLICNCIHSDFCDEIKLPFMVDIMQAACEKYPDLAKLAPNDIPYDERSSFSIWVNHRKSFTGITDHDRAMTISELALMMKEERFDEFGSTFRSPGHVCLLRGAEGLVKNRRGHTEIGLALCEMAGVTPVCVVCEMMDGETGQATSVADARKYAEENGLVLLKGEDIINKYLEE